A region of the Pungitius pungitius chromosome 8, fPunPun2.1, whole genome shotgun sequence genome:
TGTTTGTAACAAAAAATCCTGTTTACAGTACAACGTCTCAAACTGCATCCAAACCAACTTCATTTACAATTGgcttctgatttttttttctttttcataactGACATTTCTCTAGTTTTAAACATCTGGGCCAGACCCTGTGGTGACTGCAAATCTTTCAGTATGAAAAAGTATTTAAGACAACAAAAGGATGATATAAGTGCTGAAGTTAAATTTCATTGATGCTTCAAGTCTTTTAATTAGACCTCGGGAAACATGTTAAAAGTGCATTTTTGTCTCACATATATTTCACTTAGTACCTACagtacacaggggggggggggggggggggctctggagaGATTGTGAAGCACAAACTTCACAAGCTGTTGCAGAAAATACATACAACAATTGCCACTGAAAACGCAGGATAAGTTTGGTCCTCTTTCCTTGATTGGCAACATGTTGGTAAGAGCCTCTTAGTTCACTGGTTAAGCTTCAAATTCTGAGGTGAGATGTTGCTGTCCAATCAAATGCACAGGACCAACAGCTTCTGtttgaaacaacattttcttcataggccgataacattttaaaaaggacatCTTTTTCAACAGAAACTAAAAGTAGAGCTGGTTTAATTAATACTTCATCATTTTTTCTTCCTTGCATCAATTGTcctgttgataaaaaaaagataaagatctGAACATGTAAAATGTGTTGTTCTTCGGGTTTATAACTTCTTCATTTGAGATGATACCGACAAGTGGTCAGAGTCATTCGGATTCTCAGGCTGTATGTATGATTCTCTCACTGTGGAGGTGGGACTGGAGCTGAAGGGTGTAGCGTTTCCCCAGGAAGAGGGGGGGTAGGTTCTGTAAGGTGTAAAAACGGGTACAGAGCAGAAAAACATAAAGCCTTTTTAACACAATTAAAGAgttgtttttagtttatttatttattcagataCAAGTGTTCAAAGTATGGATGAGAGACTAATCAAACAATTCAACACAATTATAGGTATTAAAGAACTTGAACTTACCATGGGCTCCAGGAGTagtgctggagctggagctggaatgGGGAGCTGGGGTGGGCGAGGTGTGAGCCCCTTGAGGGGGTTGGGTCTCAGTGGCCGAGGCGGAGGCTGAAGATGGAGGTGCGGGACTGGGGGCCGGCTGCGGTGCCGGTGTGTTGAGTGCCTGCTGACTGGCGGTGAGGGGTGCTGGGGCAGGTGCTGGGGCGGCCTGGTTGGCGTGGGGGCCTCCAGCCTGgctgtgctgctggtgctgaatCTGCTGGAAGTGCTGCTGGCGGGCCCTCATCTCGGCATATTTCAACTGTTCCATATGGAAGGACTGACGGTCGGCCAGCAGCTGCTGACGCTGGTACTccaactgaaaacacaaaaaagaggtTAAAATAAAGGTTAGAGGTGTTGTGCTGTAATTATGTTTACTTCTCCTTTGAGATACTACATATTTCAGAATCATTAACTTAcggcctccctctctctgtccattatggtttccagttcttCAAAGTGTCGAAGTTTGATCTCCAGCTTCTTCATTTGGGTCTCCACCAGCAGCGCCACAAGAGATTTAATCTTCCTCTCTTCAACTGCAGCCAGGTGCTACgaagaaaatgaaagagaaacttACATTAAGACAAAATGTGAAAGTGAGAAAACTTTGAATTAGAGCGTCATGATGTACAGCTCCAGCATGTCTCTCTATAATTACATGACTATCTAATTAGGAATGTTGAAATTGACAAAACCAGCACATGCATTCTTGATGCAGTCCCccaaaaatgccaaaaaaaatCAGTGGCATTAACAAGTcacaatatatattaaaaaagtaaatacaacacATGTTCATAAACGTAATGGTTTAAATATGGGTTAGTATAGTTATAGCTATTATCATGACAAAAGTCATTCAATTATAATGATCATAACGATCATagattttgtaaaaaaataatagcatGTCATAAGAAGTAGGTCTGTAGGATAGCATCATATATCATAAAAGAATTGTACAGCACAAAAAAGTGCAGCACAAATGCATCTATCACACAAACTAGTGTGTGATTAGGTTACTAAACTTTACCTTGGCTTTGACAGCTGCAGCAGCGAgtgcagatgcagcagcagtGGCAAGGTTCCCCTCTCCAACGTCGCGCTCCACCTTagctttcctctctccttcactctctgcttctctttgtccttcctctgtgccctcttttccttccttcaccTTCTCCCCATTAcctttgagaaataaaaaaaggtcccttttgtttTCCTATGTTAAGAACACTCCACTTCCTCTTAATGAGTGAGATGCATTTCATACCAATCTCTGACTCTGTTTTATCCGTCTCCCTCTCGCCTTCTgcgtctcttcctctttcttcttccttcttcccaTTCTCTGActgtttctcctcttcctcggttGCTCCATCCTTGCTCTCCTGaatgggaaaacaaacaaatcacaatCACACCTCATCAGCTGAActaaaaatgatgatgaattatAATGTTATATGGAACATGCATCACACCTTGGACTCCCTCTTCTCTTCACTTGGTTGGCTGTCACTCTTACTTTCATCGCTGCTTTCATCTAGAGAGAAGACAagtccctttttattttttttggccctAAAATTATGcaagctgtgagtgtgtgtgtgtccatcttaccaggtctctctccctcctccaggcccGTGCCTGCTATGCCACTACCCTCCAAGCCATAGAGTGGGTCCTGGCGGCCACTGACCCTCGctgcctcctccaccctccgcACATGAGCCTCAACAAGCGCTGCAGGAACCTCCTCCTTCATACGAGAGAACTCCTCTAAGAGGGGGAGACACAGTTTGAGGCCATCGGTTACTAAAGAGTCATCAATAATGACCTGggagataaaaatgaaaaattagcACTTTCAAAATAAGCTCCTTCTCACCCAGGGCAGATTTGGCTGCAGCAGAGGCAACACGTGGGTCGACGACAGAGGCGAGGAAGGCCACTGTGCTCATGACAGGGTTTCCCGCCTGGCTGAAAGGTACCGGCTGGTAAGATAGCGGCCCGAGGGACGACGAGTTGTCTTCTAAATAAGGGTCTTCAATGGGCAGCCGCAGGAAGTGCAGGATGCACTCATCCTGCGTGCGGCTCCCCACGTGCTCTGAGACCTTGTTCCAGTCGTCTTTGTACATCTCCAACCCCTGAAAGAAGTGGGGACTACACTTAGCTTCATTTTTCTACCTTGTTACCTTGTCTCACCACTAATGGTAAGGATCATTTGTACCTCAAGCAGTAGCAGTGTTTCCTGCTCTGTCCACTCCCTCATGGAGCTTGTTGTGTTCTTGCTCTGTGAATAAACATCACCACCACTTTGTTAACAGTTgttaaaagtttttgtttttgagaatTAAAAGTTGTTGTGCATTGTCTTGGATTTGTACCTTTGCAGAACAAGTTTTCTTGCTGTACATGTCAGTCCGCAACCCAAAGTTTTGCAGATCTGCTGGTTTCTCTTTCACTTTATCTGGGAAGGACATCATCTGCTGGGTAGCAGGAGTCTGCAGGTGCACAATGACAGCACACGAGTAAATCAAAACAGAACATGTGTGCATGTTactatttatgtttgtgtgagagagtgtggaCCTGGGACGTCTTGGGCTGCAGGGGGACCAGACTGGACGGAGTGTCTGCAAGGACGTGGAAGTGAGAAGTGGGTGGGGGACCCATGGGTGTGGGTCGGCTCTCAGAGTCAACCTGGTAATTGATGAGGCCCCACTGCTCCAGAAAGGCGTGCACTCTGCAGGGGAAGAAACACAGAGTGTACAACTCTGAATGCAGTTTAACTAAAACAAGCAACTTTCCAGATGTAGTTTAAACTCTGGAGTACATTCAGCCTCCAACTACCTCATGATTGCACACACGTCTCCTGCCAGGTTTCTGCGACAGGCCGTGGACGTCAGATATTCCTGAGGGTTCAGCCGGTATGTATCAATCATGAAGTTTCTGTAGGCCAGGTAACTGAAAGAAGGAGGTGCATAACAACTTACTGTAGGAAGTGTGTTAGATAATACCTGTaataaaaacatctcattttttgtgtgtatggATCCAATACTCACATCTCTGGTGTTTTGGATTTGTTCTTCCCATTGAAAAACTCTGGAAGGGCTCTGCGCTCAATGGCATgaacactgggggggggggttaccagtGTGAGTATACACGTCACCATATTCAACCGAATTGACACAAGCCAAATTCCCCCAATTCTTTCTTTTCCCATGTCTGAACAAAAGAAATTCCATCGTGACAGAGCTAGAATCAGattactgaaaaaaacaaacaatctctTACCTGTTGTAGTCAAACCAGGCAGCGTAGCTCGGTATAATAATGTGATGAGTTTGCTCGGTCACATTGTCCTCGTGAAGGTCGGAGCCTTTCACTGGTTCACCCTTCACGCTCGCggagccttcctcctcctcctgtttaaacacacactcatgttgACGAATGGGTTTACTGCCCTCACTGCCCCCACATGTTACTGCAGTTTAACAAACTACCTTGCCTGTTGTTTCCATGGAATCATCCTCTTGCTCTTCTGTTTGAACCACAAAGAATAGTGAGTGAATGTACAACAAGGTCAGTGTGACATAACATTCACTTAGTAAAAAATTGATTGTCACTCAGAGGGAGTAGAGGACTTATTCATAGTTTAAAATGCAAACTTTTCCTACATGCTGCGAGAAACAACAGcctttcaaaaacacattttgttatgaaaaacacagatttaCAATTAACCAAATTGCTGAATCTTGCTGTTCCACTGTTTTACAGTGTTTGCTTAGAAAACAGATATACTCTTGTGTAATGAGTTAAAGATGGCCATGATGGAGATGACAGTAAACCTTCTCCTCACCAATTTC
Encoded here:
- the smarcc2 gene encoding LOW QUALITY PROTEIN: SWI/SNF complex subunit SMARCC2 (The sequence of the model RefSeq protein was modified relative to this genomic sequence to represent the inferred CDS: inserted 2 bases in 1 codon), whose amino-acid sequence is MAVRKKDGGPNVKYFEASDTVSQFDNVRVWLGKNYKKYIQAEPPTNKSLSSLVVQLLQFQEEVFGRHVSNPPLTKLPMKCFLDFKSGGALCHILAAAYKFKSDQGWRRFDFQNPSRMDRNVEMFMTIEKSLVQNNCLSRPVIYLSSDIEPKLLGKLKDIIKRHQGSVAEEKASSSHVVVSIPTSLEEEEWVRPVIKRDKQVLLHWGYFPDSYDTWIQASEIEASVEDPPIPEKPRKVHAKWILDLDQYNEWMNEEDYEVGEGCPKRKRISAKTLTDEVTTSDERRDKKPGSAKKRKRSPSPSPTPPPQESKKKNTKKGPTTPYAKSKRGQREEEQEDPSKDVDEASPVPASEEGNPTKTNNTKKESDSTSVKGGTEIEEQEDDSMETTGKEEEEGSASVKGEPVKGSDLHEDNVTEQTHHIIIPSYAAWFDYNSVHAIERRALPEFFNGKNKSKTPEIYLAYRNFMIDTYRLNPQEYLTSTACRRNLAGDVCAIMRVHAFLEQWGLINYQVDSESRPTPMGPPPTSHFHVLADTPSSLVPLQPKTSQVHTLSHKHKXSNMHTCSVLIYSCAVIVHLQTPATQQMMSFPDKVKEKPADLQNFGLRTDMYSKKTCSAKSKNTTSSMREWTEQETLLLLEGLEMYKDDWNKVSEHVGSRTQDECILHFLRLPIEDPYLEDNSSSLGPLSYQPVPFSQAGNPVMSTVAFLASVVDPRVASAAAKSALEEFSRMKEEVPAALVEAHVRRVEEAARVSGRQDPLYGLEGSGIAGTGLEEGERPDESSDESKSDSQPSEEKRESKESKDGATEEEEKQSENGKKEEERGRDAEGERETDKTESEIGNGEKVKEGKEGTEEGQREAESEGERKAKVERDVGEGNLATAAASALAAAAVKAKHLAAVEERKIKSLVALLVETQMKKLEIKLRHFEELETIMDREREALEYQRQQLLADRQSFHMEQLKYAEMRARQQHFQQIQHQQHSQAGGPHANQAAPAPAPAPLTASQQALNTPAPQPAPSPAPPSSASASATETQPPQGAHTSPTPAPHSSSSSSTTPGAHEPTPPLPGETLHPSAPVPPPQ